Proteins encoded together in one Leptospira bourretii window:
- a CDS encoding deoxyribodipyrimidine photolyase, which translates to MNQERIRLCNANPIQNHGKYILYWMQAYRRFDSNHAFSFAVRLAEEQNKELIVYEGLRSDYPWSSERIHKFIMEGMYDNQTRADELGINYWPFVESKTNPARGILKELSKNAAAIVTDDFPCFIIPEQTNKLAGKINCALFAVDSNSLIPFSRFEKEASAARILRIWIHKEFLKGIPERAKPNWKKEDLKGLHQNSKPPNGFGLPKELKPFLDAFGFKDNVIPAKDVKGGRNEALKILKTFISKKITEYETGRSNPNPPDLTATSGLSPYLHFGHIGIEEIFYAVLDTSSKGKWNPERMSHKKPGDREHFYSESTSANHFLDELITWRDIGYLFFWKSKPQNINLDHLPDWVKTNFKKHKSDTRDYLYSLEQFEFAKTHDELWNAAQTELVKTGRMHNYMRMLWGKKVIEWTKSYEEAFQILEHLNNKYAYDGRNPNSYTGILWCFGLFDRPWFPERNVFGNVRFMSSDSTKKKFKMKSYLEYIGELSGNSDSLFP; encoded by the coding sequence GTGAATCAGGAACGAATCCGTCTCTGTAATGCCAACCCCATTCAGAACCATGGAAAGTACATCCTCTATTGGATGCAGGCCTACCGCCGGTTTGATTCGAACCATGCGTTTTCTTTTGCTGTCCGTCTCGCAGAGGAACAAAACAAAGAACTGATTGTGTATGAAGGATTACGTTCCGACTATCCATGGTCTTCCGAGAGGATCCATAAATTCATTATGGAAGGGATGTATGATAACCAAACAAGAGCAGACGAGTTAGGCATCAATTATTGGCCTTTTGTTGAATCTAAAACAAATCCCGCCCGTGGTATTTTAAAAGAATTATCCAAAAATGCTGCGGCAATTGTTACTGATGACTTCCCTTGTTTCATCATTCCCGAACAAACGAATAAATTGGCCGGAAAAATCAACTGCGCTCTTTTTGCTGTGGATAGTAATTCACTCATTCCATTCTCTCGATTTGAAAAAGAAGCCAGTGCTGCAAGGATTCTACGCATTTGGATTCATAAAGAATTTTTAAAAGGAATTCCAGAAAGGGCAAAACCAAATTGGAAAAAAGAAGATTTAAAAGGCCTTCACCAAAATTCAAAACCACCGAATGGATTTGGATTACCAAAAGAATTGAAACCATTTTTGGATGCCTTTGGTTTTAAAGACAATGTAATCCCCGCCAAAGATGTGAAAGGTGGTCGTAATGAAGCACTTAAGATTTTAAAAACATTTATTTCAAAAAAAATAACAGAATATGAGACAGGTAGATCCAATCCAAATCCCCCTGACTTAACTGCCACAAGTGGCCTTTCTCCTTACCTACATTTTGGACATATTGGAATCGAAGAAATCTTCTATGCTGTCTTAGATACTTCCTCAAAAGGAAAATGGAATCCAGAACGCATGAGTCACAAAAAACCGGGAGATCGGGAACATTTTTATTCTGAATCAACTTCCGCCAATCATTTCTTAGATGAACTCATTACTTGGAGAGATATTGGATATTTATTTTTTTGGAAATCCAAACCTCAAAATATAAATTTAGATCATCTGCCGGATTGGGTTAAAACTAATTTCAAAAAACACAAATCAGATACGAGAGACTATCTTTATTCCCTAGAACAATTTGAATTTGCCAAAACACACGATGAACTTTGGAATGCAGCCCAAACAGAACTTGTCAAAACAGGAAGGATGCATAACTATATGCGCATGTTATGGGGGAAAAAGGTAATCGAATGGACCAAATCCTACGAAGAAGCTTTTCAAATTTTAGAACATTTGAATAACAAATATGCATACGATGGAAGAAATCCAAATTCTTATACAGGGATTTTATGGTGTTTTGGATTATTTGATAGACCATGGTTTCCTGAACGAAATGTATTTGGAAATGTTCGGTTTATGTCTTCCGATTCCACAAAAAAGAAGTTTAAAATGAAATCCTATTTGGAGTATATTGGTGAACTGAGCGGGAACTCCGACTCACTTTTTCCATGA